The Anas platyrhynchos isolate ZD024472 breed Pekin duck chromosome 3, IASCAAS_PekinDuck_T2T, whole genome shotgun sequence genome includes a window with the following:
- the LOC101801987 gene encoding cullin-9 isoform X1 yields the protein MRAAQPPPPPAAGHGPPAPPSTPSSGLVVPLGPELQACPRELLRQRRGQDGQPRYLVRWSLVRSESSAGPDAGSVALWMSAEEACASCPALLGEGKPAGPRAEEEEEEEEKEEEEERAGGPDEASLREMEADVGSLVRRAGRQLGGTGAASVLDTVHVLSAYAGIGSLAGAFRETGALELLARMLCHKDKRICRSAGKMLRALASHDAGSWAYVLLSLSQQDGVEQHMDFDSRYTLLELFAETTSSEEHCMSFEGIHLPQIPGKQLFALVKRYLRVTSLLEEQGGEQPESSRLKQEFEFSMAMAGLIVELLRAMGWEHSHEPEPPAWQETKPQTPRSIFQHGAASCSAARAAPAPPPKEPSAFKTRSAFPSRSSYVEYVRAQLVPGMRVRLLEDYEQVSAGDEGEFRQSNDGTPPVQVYWQALGCTYWVHWHMVEIIGSPGQEEQEGRQRGTRLINSHRLAAGAQPFCPKPLGGLYSPPYLGEQPSQAAGTLSRAEWWELLFFVRQLEAQEQEEIARLLQRQRAAQLPGLDEEALIQLPVPAGLAQEVLRVLEERSRGGARSHLRGSRVYGKYWPGRGAERDGGGSPEVPSEGAGCGSAGPGATRDEAARDKEAKDEAARDEDDVCEEPKSDSQLFGELLEREGLRFPEAAESGAWGSCEGAHGRGSLAEVARVAEAIRSGGCEAELRVAGLQHMVRVLQQEPEPEPEQQQPGGEGSREKLVRAAVELLSAQAAEKRPAALALRLVALLLERRAWRVPFATEGGVWAVLGCMRQHAASALVQQAGLAALKALVGAGEPGGAAGTPSALSHGDAQLLREVFASIGSAGGEGSPGLLSAIPAAVRAMRGVPGGASGVRNGLLVLRMLVDGHRGLAEQLVSGELPAVLQSCWRDGQGPTALLALGVINRLAEHRLPLGPETPGAEALLEARDAQTPAGGPGDDALPEDVVVALERQLCGGGPDPEPSGRASPRPQERRCFRALLRSLELRGAEKSIGLRILRILNKFLDGFQEDALPWHDCVEPCLSLLSAHSSDREAVQEVVGFLHRLAAASKDCAVAMCRAGTYEALAKALEKHSSAVPTAPALLQLLSGCEKVAGLHRTLTGSILAGCIQLALGQIEEHRRSQRPISIPFFDVFLRKLCRGSSVEAKEDKCWEKVQVSSNPHRAGKLTDGNPKTYWESNGSTGSHFITLHMQCGVVVRELSMLVASEDSSYMPARVVVLGGDSPAAIRTELNAVTVPPSASRVVLLRNAPRFWPLIQIRVKRCQQGGIDTRVRGIEVLGPKPSFWPVFKEQLCRRTSLCCAARAHAWGQEIRRDRGRLLQLFGRLNRALRHEQDFAERFLPDDEAARALGRTCWEALVSPLVQSITSPDPSGVSPLAWLLSEYLGSGEPAPRPPARGDTFGSCVRLLTQLLVHVDPGGAEPEEARVAGGQEGRNKEALPRAVAQTPSGLRGMAQCWSSVVQQQAQRFLQAAGQAPDVAERYCGLYRRLRGATEELFGQQAAFLGALGQGFAGALLQLPFLTALHASECFARYLDGKIQELSGAAGSTGLLQQLLEPFVVFSGLEFAHTFEHFYRLYLGDRLLAQGPSWLEGAVLEQLGLCFPRRFPQQMLSDLAESEELQRQFRLFQLQERDKRLLEPGAESPKHEAPGEAPEVTVLALSPRCWPVSPLCRMAEPGRFFPAALSSLLGAFAAFCGQSHSWAGARPRGLQWTWLGRAELRFGDCVLHVSTLQMFVLLRFNGAEEVAVESLLQATGLPAELLQQALAPLTEGEGEAVLLRSCAPGAPGALRLNRAALAQASGRQLRLLPRQRYLRAERAESGALERKRNVLCCLLSRILKAEKRLHIDNLVFRVLAACQKGELGPGLQFPSFCCHSVDVLSCVLHLLNQGYLRRQEERPHVLEYVPDESPEPPGSQAQPPVAFQTVEIKTAPSPAAAERRQTFSTFR from the exons ATGCGAGCcgctcagcctcctcctcctcctgctgctgggcatgggcccccagctcctcccagtacccccagtaGCGGCCTGGTGGTGCCGCTGGGCCCCGAGCTGCAGGCCTGCCCACGGGAGCTGCTGCGGCAGCGGCGAGGCCAGGACGGGCAGCCGCGGTACCTGGTGCGCTGGAGCCTGGTGCGCTCCGAGTCCTCGGCGGGGCCCGACGCCGGGAGCGTGGCGCTGTGGATGTCCGCGGAGGAGGCGTGCGCCAGCTGCCCGGCGCTGCTGGGCGAGGGGAagccggcggggccgcgggccgaggaggaggaggaggaggaagagaaggaggaggaggaggagagggcgGGCGGCCCGGACGAAGCCTCGCTGCGGGAGATGGAGGCCGACGTGGGGAGCCTGGTGCGGCGAGCCGGCCGGCAGCTGGGCGGCACCGGGGCCGCCTCCGTGCTGGACACCGTCCACGTGCTGAGCGCCTACGCCGGCATCGGCTCGCTGGCGGGCGCCTTCAGGGAGACGGGAGCCCTCGAGCTGCTGGCGAGGATGCTGTGCCACAAGGACAAGCGGATCTGCCGCAGCGCCGGCAAGATGCTGAGGGCCCTGGCTTCACACGACGCAg GGAGCTGGGCTTATGTCCTGCTGTCCCTGAGCCAGCAGGACGGCGTCGAGCAGCACATGGACTTCGACAGCCGCTACACCTTGCTGGAGCTGTTTGCTGAGACAACATCCTCGGAAGAGCACTGCATGTCCTTTGAGGGCATCCACCTTCCCCAG ATCCCCGGGAAGCAGCTGTTCGCCCTGGTGAAGCGCTACCTGCGCGTCACCTCCCtcctggaggagcagggaggggagcagccGGAGAGCAGCCGCCTGAAGCAGGAGTTTGAGTTCAGCATGGCGATGGCCGGCCTCATCGTGGAGCTGCTGCGTGCCATGGGCTGGGAGCACAGCCACGAGCCAGAGCCGCCGGCCTGGCAGGAGACAAAGCCCCAAACCCCCCGCTCCATCTTCCAGCACGGGGCCGCGtcctgcagcgctgcccggGCAGCCCCGGCTCCTCCACCCAAGGAGCCCAGCGCCTTCAAGACGCGCTCGGCCTTCCCCAGCCGCAGCAGCTACGTGGAGTACGTGCGGGCGCAGCTGGTGCCCGGCATGCGGGTGCGCCTGCTGGAGGACTACGAGCAGGTCAGCGCGGGGGACGAGGGCGAATTTCGGCAGAGCAACGACGGCACGCCGCCCGTGCAG GTGTACTGGCAAGCGCTGGGCTGCACCTACTGGGTTCACTGGCACATGGTGGAGATCATCGGCTCcccggggcaggaggagcaggaggggcgGCAGCGGGGGACGAGGCTGATAAACAGCCACAGACTGGCAGCAG GGGCGCAGCCGTTCTGCCCCaagcccctgggggggctgtaCTCCCCGCCCTACCTGGGGGAGCAGCCGAGCCAGGCCGCGGGGACGCTGAGCCGCGCCGAGTGGTGGGAGCTGCTCTTCTTCGTCAGGCAGCTGGAAgcgcaggagcaggaggagatcGCCCGCCTGCTCCAGCGGCAGCGGGCAGCGCAG CTGCCGGGGCTGGACGAGGAGGCCCTGATCCAGCTGCCGGTGCCCGCGGGGCTGGCCCAGGAGGTGCTGCGGGTCTTGGAGGAGCGGAGCCGGGGCGGCGCCCGCAGCCACCTGCGCGGCTCCCGCGTCTACGGCAAGTACTGGCCGGGCAGGGGGGCCGAGCGGGACggcgggggcagccccgaggTGCCCTCGGAGGGTGCCGGCTGCGGGAGCGCTGGGCCTGGTGCCACGAGGGACGAGGCAGCGAGGGACAAGGAAGCAAAGGACGAGGCAGCGAGGGACGAGGACGACGTCTGTGAGGAGCCCAAGTCGGATTCCCAGCTGTTCGGAGAGCTGCTGGAGAGGGAAGGGCTGCGCTTCCCGGAGGCGGCGGAGAGCGGAG CGTGGGGCAGCTGCGAGGGGGCTCACGGCAGGGGCTCGCTGGCCGAGGTGGCGCGGGTGGCGGAGGCGATCCGGAGCGGCGGCTGCGAGGCGGAGCTGCGCGTGGCCGGGCTGCAGCACATGGTGAgggtcctgcagcaggagccggagccggagccggagcagcagcagccgggcgGCGAGGGCAGCAG GGAGAAGCTGGTGAGGGCGGCGGTGGAGCTGCTGAGCGCCCAGGCGGCCGAGAAGCGCCCGGCGGCGCTGGCGCTGCGGCtggtggccctgctgctggagaggcgCGCCTGGCGCGTGCCCTTCGCCACGGAGGGCGGCGTGTGGGCCGTGCTGGGCTGCATGCGGCAGCACGCCGCCTCCGCCCTGGTGCAGCAGGCGGGCCTGGCG GCCCTGAAGGCGCTGGTGGGAGCCGGCGAGCCCGGAGGCGCCGCGGGGACGCCCTCGGCCCTGAGCCACGGCGACGCGCAGCTGCTGCGGGAGGTCTTCGCCAGCATCGGCTCCGCCGGCGGCGAGGGCTCGCCGGGCCTGCTGAGCGCCATCCCCGCCGCCGTGCGCGCCATGCGGGGCGTCCCAGG GGGCGCCTCGGGCGTGCGGAACGGCTTGCTGGTGCTGCGGATGCTGGTGGACGGGCACCGGGGCCTGGCGGAGCAGCTGGTGAGCGGCGAGCTCCCCGcggtgctgcagagctgctggcggGACGGGCAGGGCCCCACCGCGCTGCTGGCCCTCGGCGTCATCAACCGCCTGGCGGAGCACCGGCTGCCCCTGGGCCCCGAGACCCCAG GTGCCGAGGCCCTGCTGGAGGCCAGGGACGCGCAGACGCCCGCGGGCGGCCCGGGGGACGACGCGCTGCCCGAGGACGTGGTGGTGGCCCTGGAGCGGCAGCTCTGCGGCGGAGGCCCCGACCCTGAGCCCTCCGGCCGGGCGTCCCCGCGGCCACAGGAGCGCCGCTGCTTCCGAGCGCTGCTGCGCAGCCTGGAGCTGCGGGGGGCCGAGAAGAGCATCGGGCTGCGGATCCtcag GATCCTGAACAAGTTCCTGGACGGCTTCCAGGAGGACGCGCTGCCCTGGCACGACTGCGTGGAGCCCTGCTTGTCCTTGCTGAGCGCCCACAGCAGCGACCGCGAG GCGGTGCAGGAGGTCGTCGGCTTCCTGCACCGCCTGGCCGCCGCCAGCAAGGACTGCGCCGTGGCCATGTGCCGCGCGGGCACCTACGAGGCCCTGGCCAAAGCCCTGGAGAAGCACAGCTCGGCCGTGCCCACGgcgccagccctgctgcagctgctgagcgGCTGCGAGAAGGTCGCCGGCCTGCACAGGACGCTGACAGGCAGCATCTTGGCCGGCTGCATCCAG CTGGCGCTGGGGCAGATCGAGGAGCACCGCCGGAGCCAGCGGCCCATCAGCATCCCCTTCTTCGACGTCTTCCTGCGCAAGCTGTGCCGAG GCTCCAGCGTGGAGGCGAAGGAGGACAAGTGCTGGGAGAAGGTGCAGGTCTCCTCCAACCCGCACCGCGCCGGCAAGCTCACGGACGGGAACCCCAAGACCTACTGGGAGTCCAACGGCAGCACCGGCTCCCACTTCATCACCCTGCACATGCAGTGCGGGGTGGTGGTCAG GGAGCTGAGCATGCTGGTGGCCAGCGAGGACTCGAGCTACATGCCGGCCCgcgtggtggtgctggggggggacagcCCCGCGGCCATCAGGACGGAGCTCAACGCC GTGACCGTGCCGCCCTCGGCCAGCCGGGTGGTGCTGCTGCGGAACGCGCCGCGCTTCTGGCCCCTCATCCAGATCCGGGTGAAGCGCTGCCAGCAG GGCGGCATCGACACGCGCGTGCGCGGCATCGAGGTGCTGGGGCCCAAGCCCAGCTTCTGGCCCGTCTTCAAGGAGCAGCTGTGCCGCCGGACCTCCCTCTGCTGCGCCGCTCGGGCGCACGCCTGGGGCCAGGAGATCCGCCGGGACCGGGggcggctgctgcagctcttcgGCAG GCTGAACCGGGCGCTGCGGCACGAGCAGGACTTCGCCGAGCGCTTCCTTCCCGACGACGAGGCGGCCCGGGCCTTGGGCAGGACGTGCTGGGAGGCCCTGGTGAGCCCCCTGGTGCAGAGCATCACCAGCCCAG ACCCCAGCGGCGTCAGCCCCCTGGCCTGGCTGCTGAGCGAGTACCTGGGGAGCGGGGagccggccccgcgccccccggcccgCGGCGACACCTTCGGCTCCTGCGTGCGGCTCCTgacccagctcctggtgcacgtGGACCCCGGTGGCGCTGAGCCGGAGGAGGCGAGGGTGGCGG gcgggcaggagggcaggaacAAGGAGGCGCTGCCCAGGGCGGTGGCGCAGACGCCGAGTGGGCTGCGGGGCATGGCGCAGTGCTGGAGCAGCGTGGTGCAGCagcag GCGCAGCGGTTCCTGCAGGCGGCGGGGCAGGCGCCAGACGTGGCGGAGCGGTACTGCGGGCTGTACCGGCGACTTCGCGGCGCCACGGAGGAGCTCTTCGGGCAGCAGGCTGCCTTCCTGGGCGCCCTGGGCCAGGGCTTCGCGGGggcgctgctgcagctccccttcCTCACCGCCCTGCAC GCGAGCGAGTGCTTCGCCCGCTACCTGGACGGGAAGATCCAGGAGCTCAGCGGGGCCGCGggcagcacggggctgctgcagcagctgctggagccctTCGTCGTCTTCAGCGGCCTGGAGTTCGCCCACACCTTCGAGCACTTCTACCG GCTGTACCTGGGGGACCGGCTCCTGGCGCAGGGCCCCTCGTGGCTGGAAGGGGCCGTCctggagcagctggggctgtgcttcCCCCGCCGCTTCCCCCAGCAGATGCTGAGCGACCTGGCCGAGTCGGAGGAGCTGCAGCGGCAGTTCCGCCTCTTCCAGCTGCAGGAGCGGGACAAGCGGCTGCTGGAGCCGGGCGCGGAGAGCCCCAAGCACGAG GCGCCGGGGGAGGCTCCGGAGGTGACGGTGCTGGCCCTGTCCCCGCGCTGCTGGCCCGTGTCCCCGCTGTGCCGCATGGCCGAGCCCGGGCGCTTCTTCCCGGCCGCgctgagctccctgctgggCGCCTTCGCCGCCTTCTGCGGGCAGA GCCACAGCTGGGCGGGCGCGAGGCCGCGGGGGCTGCAGTGGACGTGGCTGGGCCGTGCCGAGCTGCGCTTCGGAGACTGCGTCCTGCACGTGTCCACGCTGCAGATGTTCGTCCTGCTGCGCTTCAACGGCGCCGAG GAGGTGGCCGTTGAGTCCCTGCTGCAGGCCACGGGGCTCCctgcggagctgctgcagcaggcgcTGGCACCGCTGACCGAGGGCGAGGGCGAGGCCGTCCTGCTGCGGAGCTGCGCGCCGGGGG CTCCAGGTGCCCTGCGGCTGAACCGGGCGGCCCTGGCCCAAGCCTCCGGCCGccagctgaggctgctgcccCGGCAGAGGTACCTGCGGGCAGAGAGGGCTGAGAGCGGCGCcctggagaggaagaggaacgtcctctgctgcctcctcagccgCATCCTCAAGGCGGAGAAGCGGCTGCACATCGACAACCTGGTGTTCAGG GTGCTCGCTGCCTGCCAGAAGGGCgagctggggccggggctgcagTTCCCGAGCTTCTGCTGCCACAGCGTGGACGTGCTGTCCTGCGTGCTGCACCTGCTGAACCAGGGCTACCTGCGGCGCCAGGAGGAGAGGCCCCACGTCCTGGAGTACGTCCCTGATGagtccccagagccccccggcTCGCAGGCGCAGCCCCCCGTTGCCTTCCAGACTGTGGAGATCAAGACAGCCCCGAGCCCGGCGGCTGCTGAGAGGAGACAGACTTTCTCCACCTTCAGGTAG